The following nucleotide sequence is from Deltaproteobacteria bacterium.
ACATCGTGGTCGTGACTGTGCCGCTGAAGAACTACCCGCAGGTACCGGTCGAGCCTCTGGCGGGGAAGATCGTCATCGACACCAACAACTATTATCCGCAACGCGACGGCCGCATTCGCGAGCTCGACGACGAGTCGACCACGACCTCCGAGCTCCTCCAGGCGCACCTGCCGAAGTCGAAGGTGGTAAAGGCGTTCAATCACATCTACGCCGCGGACCTCACCGCCCATGGACAGCCGGCCGGCACGAAGAATCGTCGCGCGTTGGTGATCGCGGGAGACGACCGGGAAGCCAAGGCGGTCGTGGCTCGCCTGATCGACCAGTTCGGGTTCGAAACCTTGGACGCGGGTCCGCTGAAGGAGGGATGGCGCATCCAGCGCGACACGCCGGGCTATGGTCCGCGCCGCACGGCGGACGAGCTGCGCAAGGACCTCGCCTCGGCGAAGCGATACGCAGAGCGATAGCGGGACTCTCGATGCCGCGGGGGATGCGGGCGGTGAGGAGGCGTTCCGGCGACTGGCTGTGGCGGTGCCGAAGGACGAGCGGGTCGATCTACCGGGCGCGGGGAGGTGAAGCGGAAGCTGTTTGCGTTCGCGTCGAAAGGCGATCGGCATGGCAATTCCATGCCAACGGCCTCCGCGCCGTCCGCCAACTAGCGGACATACGAGGAGCAAATTGGTGGAGGCGGCGGGAATCGAAGAGACGCAGACCGGATGCGCGAAACCCTTTGCGAGACGCGAATTTCCCTCGCATCCGGCTGCACCGACCAAGGAAGCTTGATCCCGCCGTCTCCTGCCTCGTGCCGCTCCGTACCGCCCCAACCCGCCGGCTCATGGCAACCATGTGGCAACGTGAGCCGCACCTCGTAGCGATGACGGATAAACGCGGTTCTTGTCGACTTTCTCCCGCCTCCCCGGGCTTTTCGGACCAACCTCGAAACGCTGCCAGAGCGCGGCCCGGCTCTGCAACCCCCCGTCCGCGCAGGGCATGCCTGTCGCCGCGACCAAATCCACCGCGAGTCCCAGAGAGGGATGGCGCCGACCACGCCTCTCGGGTCCGCCGCAGCTAGGGCGGCGACACGCAGACGAGGCCCTGCCCGGCGCCGGCGCAGGTTTGCGTTGACGTGTCGCAGTACCCCACGCACTGGTCGTCGAAGATGCAGGGCTGGAAGATGCACTGCGACGTGCAGGGCTCGCCGTCGGCCTTTCTCGGCTGGCAGATTTTCGTCCCGTCCGCATCGCACCAGCTCGCCACGCACTGGAGCCGTGTGGTCGTGCCCGCGCGGGTGAGCATACATGGCTGCCCGACCACGGGCAGGGCGGCGCATTTCCCGGTGCCGGAGTCGCAGTAGTACCCCATTCCGCACACGGCCGTGGCGCCGCAGCTGGCGCCCAGGCCGACGTACGGCACGCACGAACCGGGGGAGCCGCTGCACACGTACCCCGGCGCGCACTCGGAGAACCCGCTGCAGGAGCCGCTCGTCTTCATCGCCTTGCAGGTGAGCGTGCTGTCGCAGTAGAGCCCAGCCTGGCAAGGGCAAGGGCCACCCGCGCCGGAGGGGGCCACGCAGACGGTGCCGGTGGCAGAGGAACACCCCAGCCCCGGCGCGCAGAGCCCGGGGGGAGCGCACGGCTCGCCCTCGGTGAGCCAGGCGACGCACTCGCCGGTCGGGAACGGGGCGCTGCACCTCGGGATGGGCGCACTGCAATAGCCGCCAGCGCAATGATTCATGACCTCGGAGGAGCACTGGCCGCCCGGGGCGACTGCGCCAGTGAGCGCGGCCGTGCAATCCGCGAGAAGATTTCCTTCGAGAACGCTCAAGGCGGCGCAGCCGTCGAGCGAGGCGAGCGTAAGCGCGCACGAGCCTCCCTTGGCGCGGTCGTACACGGCGCGGCCGGCATCGACCTCGGCCTGCACCCCGGAACACAGCGCGTCGCTCTGCGCCTTCTCCGCGTTGATAAAGGCCGGCGCCGCGCTCTGGCACTGGCCCTCCTTCTCGACGGCAATTTCCCCGAGAGTCTTGCAGAAATCGAGCGCCGTGGCGGTGCTGCCAACCCTTGGCTCCGACGAGCAGGCGCCGGCGAGCGCCGCGCAGGCGAGCCCGGCGTACACATGGCATGTGGCGCCTACAGGTCTGCGACTGGAGGCCGCACACCGGAACGCGAGCTTCCCCGCGAACAACCGGGTGGCTTTCAACATCGCCGCGAGCAAGTACAGGCTCCCTGGTGGCGGTGAAGTACTCGGAACAGATCGTGTTCGTGCAACACGTGGACATAATACTTGAAGGCCGGAGATACGATGGACGACGCAGAAATGCATCGCAGAATCGTCGGGTACGGGGTCCGCGTGCTCGGAGTGTCGTTTCGGACCGAGGCGCCGGACAGCCCCGTCCTCCGCTCGCTCGACAACGACGGGTTCTTCGCGCGCAAGCTCCGCGATACAGCGCGGCTTGTCCTCCATGTCCACGTCCGCAGGAGTCAAGGCGGGATCTGGGCGCCCGACGAGCACGGGAACATCGACGCTTTTCTTAGCGGCGTCGGTGCTCGTGTCCACGAGACCTGCATGATCGCCCATGAACTCGGGCACGCCGTGCTCGAGATCGAGCGGCGGCGGGAACCGCCGACGAGTTCAGCGATCACCTCGAGGGGATCGGAAAGCGGTTGGGAGAGGAGAAGCCGATCACTGTCGCGGAGGCCAACGCGTTCTATGGGGAGGAGAAGGCCGCCTGGGAGCATGGCGCGCGGCTCCTCGATGAGCGAGGCTTTACGCGCTGGTTCAGGTTCGGGCAGGTGTGCGAGAAAAGCCTCGCGACGTACGAGCGGGCGATCCAGTCTTGCTGTGTAGGTTGGCGGGCGCCGCCGCTGAACGACTTCCTCGACCCGCTGGTGGCGCGCGACCCGCCATCTGTGGCTTAAGCCGCTAGCGCCGGCGATAGTGCAACGCCACGATGCCCGATTTGAGCCGTGTCGCGGCCACGAACTTCAGGCGCAATGATGGCTGCAGGCCGGAAAACAAGAACGGACCGTGCCCGGCCACCACGGGGTGGACCACGAAGCGATATTCGTCCACGAGGTCCAGGCGCTGAAGCGCGGCCGAAAGTTTGGGGCTACCCACCAGCAGTCCGCGCGGCGTGGCCTTCTTCAACGCCTTCACCGCCCGGATCAGGTCCCCTTCGACGTGATGCGTGTTGCTCCACGGGAAGTCGCGGCGCGTCGTCGAGACCACGTACTTGGGCTTGGCTTCGAGCTTCTTCGCCCAGTCCCGGTTCGACGGTGTCGCCTTCGGGTCTCGCGCCACTTGGGGCCAGGCGTCCTCCATCAGCTCGTAGGTCCGGCGCCCGAAGAGCATCGCCCCCGCCGCGTCCATCAGGCGCGTCCAGTAGCGGAGCATCTCGTCGTCGGCGACCCCTTCCCGGTGGTCGCAACACCCGTCCAGCGTCAAGTTGAGCGCGAAGGTCAAAAGCCCCATGGCGCGACTCTCTCCCAGGCTGCATATCGCTTCAAGCTTGGGCGAAATCGAACCCTCGCCGAGGACGCAATCACGAACCCGACGGCCACTACATTTCGCGAAACATCCGAGCCACTCCGGCCTCGTCAGCACCAGTAGTCCAAATTTTGGGATCGGTTCTTAGCCGGCCGGCTACGGCGTCCAACCCTCCACGGCGCAGATTGTGTCCCAGATTCGCAGCGGGGGCATGCGAGTGCCACCGGCGAATAGAGTTCGTAGGAAGCGCCGCCCGTACAAGTGCAGGAGCACGGTGTGCCAGCTCTCGATGCCCCGGCGCAGCGACGCGAAGTTCGCCTGAATCCCCTGCTGCGGGTTCTTCAGATTGCCTTGGGCTCGAGCATCGAATGACTGCTTTGCGGCCTCTGGATCGGCATCGAACCACCAGACCGGGACGCCGGCAGCCTGCAGCGCGAGCACGAGCGCAAAGCCACCGGGCGGGGTGTAAGGCCAGTCGAAGACCGTATCAGTTGCTCGACTGACAAGTTCATCGCGAAGGGCGGTTGCGTCCCCGTTCTCCACCTTTGTCCAAGAGAATCGCAGGCCCTTGCTGTCGATCTCCCGCTCGTCAGTGTCGACGCGGTCGAACCCCCGCTGCTCGGAGAGCCACCGGGTGACGCTGGTCTTCCCTGCATTGGACCAGCCATTCACGACAAGGATCCGGCGCGCCATCGCACCCCATGTATATCGGCCAGCTGCTGGAACCCGCCAGCCTCGGACCGGCGCTGCTTCAGGATGCACGGGAGGAGATGGCTCGGCCAGTGATCAAGAGCCGGCGATCTCGTCGCGGACACGTTCAACAAACGCGATCATGCGTTCGAACCGCTTAGTGTATTCCGGGTACGGGCATCCTTGTGCACGGACTGCGGGATTCGCGCGCAGAAAGTGACGTACCGCCTTGAACGTCGCGAGCACCTCACCGACGCAAAGAGTACGCGAACCTCAGGTCACTTCGCTTGATGATCGGCATGGCAATTCCATGGCAACGGGCACCACCCCGTCGGCCAACTAGCGAAGAGAAGAAGAGAAAATTGGTGGAGGCGGCGGGAATCGAAGAGACGCAGACCGGATGCGCGAAACCTCTTGCGAGACGAGAACTTCCCTCGCATCCGGTTGCAGCGACAAAGGAAGTTCGGTCCCGCCGTCTCCGCGGTCGTTCCGTCCTGTGCCGCCCCGGTCCACTGCTTCATGGCAACTGCACGGCAACAGAACCGCGCGTCCGCATTCGTGCGTGCTCGTGAAGCCTGCAGGCTGATCCGCTACTACCACGGTCCCAAGCCACTGAATCGAATGACCGGTGCGTAAGACCTGACCGATGGTGCCTGTATCGACGATACAGTGGAGTCCCTGACCGGAGCGGGCGAACAGGCATGGATCGGCCATCAGCCGACCACGCGGGATTCGTGGTCGAAGAAGGAGCGAGGACAGATAAGGCCGGTTCCGTCGCCTTGCTCCCGCCTCCCCGGTCCAACTTCTCACCTTGTCAGACCGCGGCCGGGGTCTGCAACCCCGCCGCGCAGGGTTGCGCTGGTAGAGCCGCATTCCCAGCACCGTGGAGTCAGGACTTCAAGTTCTGGCCGGCGGTGGCGCGGGTCGAAAGCGCTTACGGCGACAGGAATCTTATTTGCTCGTGCCCGCCGGCGGACTCCTACGCCGAGGCCGAGGCGCAGACGAGCTGAGAGCGCGGGCTAAGCAGAACCCGCGAAATACTCCTTGGCTTTGGCCCAAGCTTGCGCGCCAATGAGACGGCCTATCGCGCGAGACTGTAGATCGCCTTCCTTGAAGTGAATCCCGCCGTACCGACGCGACATACCGGCTTGGTCAGCAGCCGCACTGAAAGTCGGCCACGACAGAGTAACATCGAGCGCAGGCACAGCTCCCGGCTCGACTCGCGAGCTGCCAGCTTTGATGGTGACGGATTGTCCGAACGCGTCGCTGCCCGTAAATGATTTGAGGACCTCTGCACCTGCGGCGCTGAATGCGCTGTGACCGGAGCTGAATTCCGGAAACGCGGGAGTTGGCACCACGCTCGTCTGGTAAGCTTGCCAGT
It contains:
- a CDS encoding NADP oxidoreductase; amino-acid sequence: MKTIGLIGAGHIGSQLARLAVKNGYQVVISNSRGPETLSTLVAELGPKARAATAAEAAKAGDIVVVTVPLKNYPQVPVEPLAGKIVIDTNNYYPQRDGRIRELDDESTTTSELLQAHLPKSKVVKAFNHIYAADLTAHGQPAGTKNRRALVIAGDDREAKAVVARLIDQFGFETLDAGPLKEGWRIQRDTPGYGPRRTADELRKDLASAKRYAER
- a CDS encoding deaminase, whose protein sequence is MGLLTFALNLTLDGCCDHREGVADDEMLRYWTRLMDAAGAMLFGRRTYELMEDAWPQVARDPKATPSNRDWAKKLEAKPKYVVSTTRRDFPWSNTHHVEGDLIRAVKALKKATPRGLLVGSPKLSAALQRLDLVDEYRFVVHPVVAGHGPFLFSGLQPSLRLKFVAATRLKSGIVALHYRRR
- a CDS encoding ATP-binding protein, whose translation is MARRILVVNGWSNAGKTSVTRWLSEQRGFDRVDTDEREIDSKGLRFSWTKVENGDATALRDELVSRATDTVFDWPYTPPGGFALVLALQAAGVPVWWFDADPEAAKQSFDARAQGNLKNPQQGIQANFASLRRGIESWHTVLLHLYGRRFLRTLFAGGTRMPPLRIWDTICAVEGWTP